A stretch of Cicer arietinum cultivar CDC Frontier isolate Library 1 chromosome 5, Cicar.CDCFrontier_v2.0, whole genome shotgun sequence DNA encodes these proteins:
- the LOC101497442 gene encoding disease resistance protein RPM1, which translates to MEVIANMVPPIEIEKIKEKLENIQHFIHGSNRLVIAEEDNTQGRIKKRSAIKQLIEAAFAMEDVIDEYMIHEEQQTDHDPGCEVLACDIIMYYIKTIILRRRINHQYGELNSLFHEISKGDGSQIQSSSEQNIRVRVDKVDVVVGFDDSIAKLVDWLVIGEAERTIISVVGMAGIGKTTLAKKVFDSPRTIQHFDCLEWFTVSASYTIEELLRDMLRRFYKKPSNSPPFATDRSLLIDKVRNYLRLKRYVFFFDDVWSTHFWDDIGDALVDNRNGSRIFITTRSKNVAFYSERYSHFVTVHEMQPLPPKQSMELLYLKAFQYGYKENYPKNLEDISYEIVRKCKGLPLAIVTIGSVLSGKPKTAFEWKRFSQNLGSELEENPHLHGIGDIFSLSYDDLPSHLKLCLLYFAIYPQDYEVKSKRLIRHWIAEGFVKAKPERTLEDLAEEYLQELINRSLVQVSSLSLGGKVKGCCVHNLLREMILRKVEDFNFCKFICEDDWYLKTAIIRRLSIATTSNDLIQNIESSHVRSLLFFMEEELHEYLVKIIFTKFKLLKVLDFENSRLFYVPGNLGDLIHLTYLSFRNTELESLPKTIGKLHNLETLDLRQTNVNEIPKEISKFRKLRHLLGNKMSLSHLKGGIGDMESLQTLSEVKIDEDGIELIIELGKLKQLRKLSLLDVREEQGISLCNSINKMSHLEVLYIKAKSEDVAIDLSFVSHPTMLRKLRLHAKLNKLPEWIPKLENLIELSLACSRLANDPLEPLQSLPNLLLLNLAIHSYEGESLHFKKGGFLKLKELGVKYLYNLNSIIIEKGALASLKELTFMNIPNLKRVPSNIDNWKNLEVLNTHFMPKEFEKSIAPLPKPLPSGI; encoded by the coding sequence ATGGAAGTTATAGCTAACATGGTTCCGCCAATAGAAATTGAAAAGATAAaggaaaaattagaaaatattcaACACTTCATTCATGGTTCAAATAGATTGGTTATTGCTGAAGAAGATAACACACAAGGCAGAATAAAAAAGAGATCAGCTATAAAGCAGTTGATAGAAGCAGCTTTTGCCATGGAAGATGTGATTGACGAATATATGATACATGAAGAACAACAGACAGATCATGATCCTGGATGTGAAGTTTTAGCCTGTGATATTATTATGTACTACATCAAAACTATCATCCTTCGTCGTCGAATAAATCATCAATATGGAGAACTTAACTCactatttcatgaaataagtaaAGGAGATGGTTCCCAAATCCAATCTTCTTCGGAACAAAACATTCGAGTTCGTGTTGACAAAGTTGATGTTGTGGTGGGTTTTGATGATTCAATTGCTAAACTGGTTGATTGGTTGGTAATTGGAGAAGCCGAGCGCACTATCATCTCTGTGGTAGGAATGGCAGGAATCGGAAAAACAACTCTTGCTAAAAAAGTGTTTGACAGCCCACGAACCATTCAACACTTTGATTGTCTTGAATGGTTCACAGTGTCTGCTTCATACACTATTGAAGAGTTGTTGAGAGACATGCTGCGTAGGTTTTACAAAAAACCATCAAACTCTCCTCCTTTTGCAACGGATCGAAGTTTATTGATCGACAAAGTGAGAAATTACTTGAGACTAAAGAGgtatgtttttttctttgacGATGTATGGAGTACACATTTTTGGGATGATATAGGAGATGCTTTGGTTGACAATAGAAATGGAAGTAGGATATTTATCACTACTAGGAGCAAGAATGTTGCTTTCTATTCTGAAAGATATTCTCATTTTGTCACAGTGCATGAAATGCAACCTTTACCTCCTAAACAATCTATGGAGCTGTTATATTTGAAGGCATTCCAATATGGCTACAAGGAAAATTATCCAAAAAATCTAGAAGATATATCTTATGAAATTGTTAGGAAGTGTAAGGGTTTACCACTAGCAATTGTCACCATTGGAAGTGTTTTATCTGGCAAACCAAAAACTGCATTTGAATGGAAAAGGTTTAGTCAAAATCTAGGTTCAGAGCTAGAAGAGAATCCGCATTTGCATGGCATAGGAGACATTTTTAGTTTGAGTTATGATGATTTGCCTTCTCATCTCAAATTGTGCCTATTATATTTTGCAATATATCCTCAAGACTATGAAGTTAAATCAAAGAGACTAATTCGACACTGGATAGCTGAAGGATTTGTCAAAGCAAAACCTGAAAGGACTTTGGAGGATCTTGCAGAAGAATACTTACAAGAGTTGATCAATAGAAGTTTGGTGCAAGTATCTTCTCTTAGCCTTGGTGGTAAAGTTAAAGGTTGTTGTGTTCACAACTTATTACGTGAGATGATCCTAAGAAAAGttgaagattttaatttttgcaaGTTTATTTGTGAAGATGATTGGTATTTGAAAACTGCGATAATTCGGCGCCTATCAATAGCAACCACTTCCAAtgatttaatacaaaatattgaaaGCTCACATGTTCGATCATTACTTTTTTTCATGGAGGAAGAATTACATGAATATCTTGTGAAAATAATCTTTACAAAATTCAAGCTATTGAAGGTACTTGATTTCGAAAATTCTAGATTGTTTTATGTTCCAGGAAATTTAGGGGATTTGATTCACTTGACATATTTAAGCTTTAGGAATACAGAGCTAGAAAGTCTTCCGAAAACCATTGGTAAGCTTCACAACTTAGAGACCTTAGATCTAAGACAGACTAATGTGAATGAGATACCAAAGGAGATTAGCAAGTTTAGAAAGTTGCGACATCTTCTTGGCAACAAAATGTCTTTGAGTCATTTGAAAGGTGGTATTGGAGATATGGAATCACTGCAAACTTTGAGTGAGGTGAAAATAGATGAGGATGGAATAGAGCTAATTATAGAGTTAGGAAAGTTGAAACAGTTAAGGAAGTTGAGTTTGTTAGATGTGAGGGAAGAACAAGGAATTTCCCTATGCAACTCAATAAATAAGATGTCACATTTGGAAGTGCTATACATTAAAGCAAAATCAGAAGATGTAGCCATAGATTTGAGTTTTGTTTCACACCCAACTATGCTTCGAAAGCTTCGCCTACACGCGAAGCTAAACAAGTTACCAGAATGGATTCCAAAGCTTGAGAACCTTATTGAGTTGAGCTTGGCATGCTCTCGGTTAGCAAATGATCCATTGGAACCACTACAAAGTTTGCCAAATTTGTTGCTACTTAATCTAGCAATCCATTCATATGAAGGTGAATCTTTGCATTTTAAAAAAGGAGGGTTTCTTAAGCTAAAGGAACTAGGAGTCAAATACTTGTATAACTTGAATTCCATCATTATTGAAAAAGGAGCATTGGCTTCTTTAAAAGAGCTCACATTCATGAATATCCCTAACCTCAAGAGAGTACCTTCTAACATTGACAACTGGAAGAATCTTGAAGTTCTCAATACTCATTTTATGCCAAAAGAATTTGAGAAAAGCATTGCTCCTCTGCCAAAACCATTACCCTCTGGCATTTAA